The nucleotide window TCTGTTTTGGCTGGCTGtttgtatttgttttaaaaaaaaatatattggatCAATAGATTCTTGAAAGTTTACCTTTTCAGAAATCTATTTCGAGTTTTTTTGGATCCATAAGTTTTTTCAAAACTTCGCAATAATTTTTTTCGCCGTACAGATTTTTAGTGTCTGTAATCTGTTGTAAGTCGCTCGAGGTGGGTTTTTTTGGATTTGAGCGTGGACTGTTTTTGTGGCCTCTTTTGGTGTGTTTAGCAGGCTATTTCAAGATTCTATTTCGGTAGTCTTAGGTCTCATTTGAGGTTTGAGGATCAATAACCtgtattttcaaattttgcatttgatttattttgcttCCTTGTGTGCTGCTGCTATGGGTTTTTTCAGGTTTTTAGCttagattttatttgagttGTCATGGTTTTTTAGTTTGGCAactgctcttttttttttttaatagcaaaatTTATTCTCGTCGAGTAAGTGCAAGAAACACCAAAACTCACGgataaaaagggaaaaaatacAAGGAGAGTGCCGCCAATATACGTAACACCAAAAAACGACCCCCCAAAAAACCCAAACCGCACCGGTTAAGAAACTAGAGGCAGACATATACCTACGGACGACGCAGGCATACCCCTGCCTCACACACACCCAAACCGCACCAAAGCAAAACCACCCCCTGCAAAACCAGCAGGCCGCAAAACTGCGTTTGGCAACTGCTCTTGATTTGAGGTTGTGTTAATCAAGCTGTTTTTCTGGCCTCTTGTGGTGAATTCCTCACATATATTTCAGGGTTCTATTTTGGTAGTCTTAGGTCTTATTTGAGGTTTGGGGATCAATAGCCTCTTATAaagttttttcaaaatttacatGTTTTTAGCAAAGATTTACTTTGAGTTGGTCTTGTTTTTTAGTTTGGCAAGTGCTTCTGAGTTGAGTTGGTAATAGTTGTGTAATAAATTCACTGACTCATTTGAATGTGTGAACAGGTATGATCATGATGTGCTTATTGAAGGATAAAGGAAAGGACATTGTGCTTGACTGTTGGTGATATTAGGAGATGTTTACACTCAACACATGAACTATTTTACTATTTACTATTTACTATTATAGCATGTTTGTTTCCACGTATGTGTGGAGTTAGACTCGTGTTTACTTAACTCTACTTTACATGCCACCGTGTGGTGTGTTCCTAGTTCCTACCGTTgttttcaagtttaccaaacatacactaaatttCCTACTTATATATTGAACATAATTTCATATTTGCTGAGCTTATTGACcataaacaaatttaacttATTTAACATATTGAGCACAATGTTTTGATTGCTTAAACATTGTAATGTACGCTAAAGAGATAGCTAGTTGTAGTCGACATGACTGCCACCACCGCCATTGTCCTCAAGATGTATTGCTCTATCCATCATATTTGCTGCTTCAAACCTTGCACCAGTAAATactaaaaattaatcaaataagtAAATAACTTTTTTGGTGAATGGAAAGGGATAAAACCCCCTGCAAAGAAAGTGGAGAGTTTTATGTGAATGGAAACATACAAAACCTCTACAAGAAAGCAACTATCATGTAATTTATAACTGTTTTATTTAAGATAAACGTCAAGGTGTAATTGTAAATATAGTTTTAATCTTGAAGCAAAAACTGAGTACTGTGTAAAAATCAATACCTAAAAGTTATTAAGTCTGCATTCCGAATGATGTCAATTGCAACAAGTGGTGGAGAGTCTTGAAGTAGATATGCTACCATTTCTATTATCCTCTCGTTAGATATTGTTACATCGCTCACATCCAGTTTGAATGACTTCAATCTAACAAAGCAAGGAAGCTGATTTCTCATTGAATCATTATTTCTTAGAACCTGTATAATTAGAGTGAATTGGATACATTCAAATGAATATTCTCAAAGACAACATTGTTTATTGCAAATATTTTGGCATAAGGATTAATACCTATCATgaccaacataaaaaatataaagaggaAAAATGATTCTAAAGTAACTTACCATAAGCATCTTCGCAAGGGTTGTGAATCCGAGAGTCAATATTTTGACATTAGCCAGCAATTGCAACCAACTAACTGGGATTAAATGATCATTCCGATAATTAAACTGAGAGTAATTAATATTCACTTCTTCAAGAAAAGGTAAATTGCATGCAGAGGGGGCTGAGAAAATAGGATGGCGAATGATAGTGAGAGACGTAAGTTTTGGAGTACAAAGCACAACTTTGAAATTGCCAGCTTGTTTACACAAGTGGGCACTACCTATGGTCAGACTAGAAACGTTAGAATTTGACACGGAAAGGGTATGTGCATCATCCTGTAAATACCACTCCACAATGACCAAAGTACTCAACATGTTACATGTTGAAAAGGGCTCAACACAGCCATTGTTACTTGTAGTGAAAGTAAGACCACTAAGATACAAGGTTTTCAATGCCGGCAAGTTCAAAGATTTTGGAAACATCTTACCACAGCCATATGCAGATGGATAATAAAAGTCAAGCTTAAGAAATGTCAAAGAATGAGAATTAAAAATGGAAGGgggaaattcaagatcttttatTGTCCATAACTTAACAATGACCGTGAGTTGTTGCACATTATGTGACGCAGCATATTCCATGACCTCTAAGAGTGTGGTTTTGTTGCAATCTGCGGCATTATCATACTCATAACTTAAGCTATGAAGAGGAAGAGAGTTGTCACGCCTAGCCAAAAGTTGGGATACAAACCATTTGCAGATATAACTCTTCTGCTTCTCGGAGTGATGCAACGTGAGATTAGCGAGACTTTTCCAAAGGCTCTTCCATCGTTTAGACAAAACACAAGTCTGAACAGATTGCTTTATATtcataaattcaattatatgCAGAAGGACATGGTCAGGCAGTTCACTAATTCTATCACTTTTCTTTTGTCTTTTCCTCTTCATCGTTCCTTCgtttctttatctttatcttcaGTAACACTTGACTGACCTAACAAAGTTACACAAATACTTCTTAAAATCATTGTTTATATTTGGTTGTGCGGTgaacataattgattttgaatgaattgattatgcaTAAAAGTGAGTGGCctgaaaattgatttatgtttggatgtaTTTGCATAAAAGTGGATTTGACAATAAATTTAAGGTTAAAATCAAGCGTAGAAGCCAAAACTACAAATTCTAGCTTCAAGTGAAATCAATTCTACAACCATAATAATacttaggccccgtttggattgagcttattttgagcttataaaaaatagctcatgcaaataaataagctttatattaattcataagttttttttttttagagcatattaattcataagttctcactaaTTAAAATTGTATCTCCGTaggttgttttttcataaactatcttaccaacttatgaataataaataaaagtttatttatttacataagctcaaaataagctcaATCGAAAGGAACCCTAGATATATCAAACATGGAATAACAGAAGACTTGGGCTATGATTCATCATAAGCACATATATCCAAaacaaaa belongs to Medicago truncatula cultivar Jemalong A17 chromosome 6, MtrunA17r5.0-ANR, whole genome shotgun sequence and includes:
- the LOC11432639 gene encoding F-box/LRR-repeat protein At1g55660; the encoded protein is MKRKRQKKSDRISELPDHVLLHIIEFMNIKQSVQTCVLSKRWKSLWKSLANLTLHHSEKQKSYICKWFVSQLLARRDNSLPLHSLSYEYDNAADCNKTTLLEVMEYAASHNVQQLTVIVKLWTIKDLEFPPSIFNSHSLTFLKLDFYYPSAYGCGKMFPKSLNLPALKTLYLSGLTFTTSNNGCVEPFSTCNMLSTLVIVEWYLQDDAHTLSVSNSNVSSLTIGSAHLCKQAGNFKVVLCTPKLTSLTIIRHPIFSAPSACNLPFLEEVNINYSQFNYRNDHLIPVSWLQLLANVKILTLGFTTLAKMLMVLRNNDSMRNQLPCFVRLKSFKLDVSDVTISNERIIEMVAYLLQDSPPLVAIDIIRNADLITFRFEAANMMDRAIHLEDNGGGGSHVDYN